From one Triticum urartu cultivar G1812 chromosome 3, Tu2.1, whole genome shotgun sequence genomic stretch:
- the LOC125545151 gene encoding putative pentatricopeptide repeat-containing protein At3g11460, mitochondrial produces MTTEPSTSAATSTAAALAGDANGTEPWSARVRTLSRLGRHREVLALLRDGDPSPPPHALALPAAVISCTALSLVSGVAQIQALGCKRGLIPSSDAYLLSSLLSSYSRLGLLPRAHQLLDEMPLASTPPTTLRTAFNSLISGCALHALPAACFALFRRMRAASAPFDAVTLMTLLPAAPQSVVPQLHALVGKAGLAAQTNAANCLISAYARRGAGLARQVFDEMPLTSRDIVSWNAVLSAHAQNGLAVDALDLYSRMRGHDGGGVEPDAVTLVSVLSSCAHLGARGVGLGVERYMQERLPGFRANMQLCNSLINFHARCGNLPQAQRLFNEMPRKSIVSWTALITGYGMHGHGDVAVNLFQAMVSEGIRPDNVAMVGLLSACSHAGMYEEGRKYFSAMESTYQLRPTLEHYTCMVDLLGRAGRLKEAQELISSMPMPADGAVWGALLGACKIHKNVEIGEEAFEHVIKLEPSNVGYYVLMANIYTGTGQLEGVVRVRAMMRERGLKKEPGCSYVEHKGRVHLFMADDHSHPQAKRIYELVIKLEQMVTEKTDGTVETGQGRVDEGYSGKMAAPLIGFHSEKLAVAFGMLNTDDSEIVVIKNLRVCGDCHSFLKAVSAIANRAFLVRDASRFHRFEGGACSCKDYW; encoded by the coding sequence ATGACCACGGAGCCTTCCACCTCCGCGGCgacctccaccgccgccgccttagCAGGCGACGCTAACGGCACGGAGCCATGGAGCGCCCGCGTGCGCACCTTGTCGCGCCTCGGCCGGCACCGGGAGGTCCTGGCCCTGCTCCGCGACGGCgacccctcgccgccgccgcacgccctTGCGCTACCAGCCGCGGTCATCTCCTGCACGGCGCTATCCCTGGTCTCCGGCGTCGCCCAGATACAGGCACTCGGTTGCAAGCGCGGCCTGATCCCTTCCTCCGACGCCTACCTCCTCTCCTCGCTGCTCTCCTCCTACTCCCGCCTCGGCCTCCTCCCGCGCGCCCACCAACTCCTCGACGAAATGCCCCTCGCGTCCACGCCTCCCACCACGCTCCGCACAGCCTTCAACTCCCTCATCTCCGGATGCGCGCTGCACGCGCTCCCGGCCGCCTGCTTCGCCCTCTTCCGCCGCATGCGGGCGGCCAGCGCCCCCTTCGATGCCGTCACGCTGATGACGCTGCTCCCCGCCGCTCCTCAGAGCGTCGTGCCGCAGCTCCATGCCCTCGTGGGGAAAGCAGGGCTGGCCGCCCAGACAAACGCGGCCAACTGCCTCATATCAGCATACGCGCGGCGCGGCGCTGGCCTTGCCCGGCAGGTGTTTGACGAGATGCCATTGACCTCCCGTGACATCGTCTCGTGGAACGCCGTGCTCTCAGCCCACGCGCAGAATGGCCTCGCAGTGGACGCCCTTGATCTCTACAGCCGCATGCGTGGCCACGATGGCGGCGGCGTGGAGCCAGACGCCGTGACGCTCGTGAGCGTGCTCTCCTCGTGTGCCCACCTTGGAGCGCGCGGTGTAGGCCTGGGTGTCGAACGCTACATGCAAGAGAGACTCCCAGGCTTCCGTGCCAACATGCAGCTCTGCAACTCTCTCATCAACTTCCATGCACGCTGCGGCAATTTGCCCCAGGCACAGCGGCTGTTCAACGAAATGCCCAGGAAGAGCATTGTGTCTTGGACGGCACTGATCACTGGGTACGGCATGCACGGGCATGGCGATGTTGCTGTAAATCTCTTCCAGGCGATGGTGTCAGAAGGCATCCGGCCAGATAATGTCGCAATGGTCGGCCTCTTGTCGGCGTGCAGCCACGCTGGAATGTACGAGGAGGGGCGCAAGTACTTCTCAGCAATGGAGAGTACATACCAGTTGCGGCCTACACTGGAGCACTACACCTGCATGGTGGACCTCCTTGGACGGGCCGGCCGTCTCAAGGAGGCACAAGAACTCATCTCCTCAATGCCCATGCCAGCCGACGGTGCGGTGTGGGGTGCCCTTCTTGGGGCGTGCAAGATACATAAGAATGTGGAGATAGGGGAGGAGGCTTTCGAGCATGTCATCAAGCTCGAACCGAGCAATGTCGGCTACTATGTGCTCATGGCAAACATATACACAGGCACAGGACAACTGGAGGGTGTGGTGAGGGTACGTGCGATGATGAGGGAGCGTGGGCTCAAGAAGGAGCCTGGGTGCAGCTATgtcgaacacaaggggagggttCATCTCTTCATGGCTGACGACCACTCACATCCGCAGGCAAAGAGGATTTACGAGCTCGTGATTAAGCTTGAACAAATGGTGACGGAGAAAACAGATGGCACTGTGGAAACTGGGCAAGGCAGAGTGGACGAGGGGTACTCTGGGAAGATGGCTGCGCCGTTGATCGGCTTTCACAGTGAGAAGCTCGCTGTGGCCTTCGGTATGCTGAACACTGATGACAGTGAGATTGTGGTGATCAAGAACCTAAGGGTATGTGGGGACTGCCACTCTTTCCTGAAGGCGGTCTCTGCAATTGCCAACCGGGCATTTCTCGTCAGGGACGCGAGCCGCTTCCATCGCTTCGAAGGTGGAGCATGCTCCTGCAAAGACTACTGGTGA
- the LOC125545150 gene encoding N-terminal kinase-like protein codes for MFKFLKDVVAGSGSGLKDFPYTIGEPHASAWGSWTHHRGASKDDGSPVSIFSLSGSNPQDRHMVAGRNGVKRLRTVRHPNILSFLHSTEAEVPDGPAIKHTIYIVTEPVTPLSEKIKELNLGGTQRDEYFAWGLHQISKAVSFLNNDCKLVHGNVCLASVVVTQTLDWKLHAFDVLSEFDANNEIAGSPMLQFEWLVGAQYKPLELTKSDWASIRKSPPWAIDSWGLGCLIHELFSGGKLSRTEDLRNIASIPKSLLPDYQKLLSSTPSRRMNPSKLIDNSEFFQNKLVETIQFMEVLNLKDSVEKDSFFRKLPNIAEQLPREIVLKKLLPVLASALEFGSAAAPALTVLLKMGSWLPADQFSTKVLPTIVKLFASNDRAIRVSLLQHIDQFGESLASQTVDEQVFPHVATGFSDTSSLLRELTLKSMLVLAPKLSQRTISGSLLKYLSKLQVDEEPAIRTNTTILLGNISTYMNDGTRKRVLINAFTVRALRDTFPPARAAGIMALSVTSSYYEMTEIATRILPNIVVLTFDPDSDVRTKAFQATDQFLQIAKQHHEKLNTGDNRAAEGTGVQLKPGNASLLGWAMSSITQKGKPSDHGPVSTANASNSQVSAPPSTTSATHSAPAAYAPAAASNSFDQTAPASASSSMDGWGELENGNQEENGSDNEGWDDVDPFEEKSPPSLLSNIQAAQKRPVVQPKQPIPSSSRSNQPAAPKAEEDALWGPTAVPAPKIAPKSAGIKPSVSHNDDDDLWGSIAAPQPKSSGKALKPAAANNDDLWGAIAAPPPATKARPLASSSRGRGAKPAQPKLGAQRIGRTSSTGM; via the exons ATGTTCAAGTTCCTCAAGGACGTGGTCGCGGGATCCGGATCGGGCCTCAAGGACTTCCCCTACACCATCGGCGAGCCCCACGCCTCCGCCTGGGGCTCCTGGACGCACCACCGCGGCGCCTCCAAG GACGATGGATCGCCTGTGTCTATTTTCTCATTGTCAGGGAGCAACCCTCAGGACAGGCACATGGTTGCTGGTCGTAATGGGGTTAAGAGATTACGGACG GTGCGCCATCCAAATATATTATCCTTTCTTCACAGTACAGAAGCAGAAGTTCCTGATGGACCTGCTATAAAACACACAATATATATAGTCACAGAGCCTGTTACACCACTTTCTGAAAAAATCAAAGAGCTGAACCTGGGAGGTACACAGAG AGATGAGTATTTTGCTTGGGGTCTTCATCAGATATCAAAAGCTGTGAGCTTTCTCAACAATGATTGCAAGCTC GTTCATGGAAATGTGTGCTTGGCTAGTGTAGTTGTTACTCAAACTCTGGACTGGAAGCTTCATGCTTTTGATGTTCTCTCAGAATTCGATGCCAATAACGAAATCGCCGGTAGCCCCATGTTG CAATTTGAATGGTTAGTCGGAGCGCAGTACAAGCCACTGGAGCTGACAAAGTCAGATTGGGCTTCAATTAGAAAATCACCTCCGTGGGCAATTGATTCATGGGGATTGG GGTGTTTAATTCATGAGCTCTTTTCTGGTGGAAAGTTGAGCAGGACAGAGGACCTTCGCAACATTGCTTCAATCCCGAAG TCTCTGCTTCCAGATTACCAGAAGCTCTTAAGTTCTACACCTTCTCGTAGAATGAATCCTTCAAAACTTATTGACAACAGCG AGTTTTTCCAGAACAAGTTGGTAGAGACCATCCAGTTCATGGAAGTTCTTAATTTAAAGGACAGTGTTGAGAAAGATAGCTTTTTCCGGAAACTTCCAAATATAGCAGAACAACTTCCCCGTGAGATAGTTCTGAAAAAG TTGCTCCCTGTGTTGGCATCTGCTCTTGAATTTGGTTCTGCTGCTGCTCCAGCCTTGACTGTGCTGTTAAAGATGGGCTCCTGGCTTCCAGCTGATCAGTTTAGTACTAAG GTTTTGCCAACTATTGTGAAGCTTTTTGCCTCGAATGACCGAGCTATCCGAGTTAGTCTTTTGCAGCACATAGATCAGTTTGGAGAGTCATTGGCATCACAAACAGTTGATGAGCAA GTTTTTCCTCATGTTGCCACTGGGTTCTCTGATACTTCTTCTTTGCTCCGTGAACTGACACTGAAGTCGATGCTTGTATTGGCACCAAAA TTATCTCAGCGTACAATCTCAGGATCTCTCTTGAAGTATCTCTCTAAGCTTCAG GTCGATGAAGAACCTGCAATCCGGACAAACACTACAATTCTTCTTGGGAATATTTCAACTTACATGAATGATGGG ACTAGGAAGCGAGTATTGATCAATGCATTCACAGTCCGTGCATTACGTGATACCTTCCCGCCTGCTCGAGCAGCTG GAATCATGGCACTGAGTGTCACTAGTTCATACTACGAAATGACAGAGATAGCAACCCGTATACTGCCTAACATTGTTGTCCTTACATTTGACCCAGACAG TGATGTGAGGACCAAGGCTTTCCAGGCTACTGACCAATTCTTGCAAATAGCAAAACAACATCATGAAAAG CTTAACACAGGAGACAACAGGGCAGCCGAAGGTACTGGTGTTCAGTTAAAGCCTGGAAATGCTAGTTTACTTGG GTGGGCCATGAGTTCTATTACTCAGAAGGGAAAACCTTCCGACCATGGCCCAGTATCTACTGCAAATGCCAGTAACTCTCAAGTTTCAGCACCCCCCAGTACCACCTCAG CTACTCACTCTGCCCCAGCAGCATATGCACCAGCAGCCGCTTCCAACTCTTTTGATCAAACTGCACCAGCATCAGCAAGCTCATCTATGGATGGATGGGGTGAGCTCGAGAACGGTAACCAGGAAGAGAATGGTAGTGATAACGAAGGATGGGATGATGTAGATCCATTTGAAGAGAAGTCACCGCCATCTCTTCTTTCTAACATACAAGCTGCCCAGAAACGTCCGGTGGTGCAACCGAAGCAACCAA TTCCAAGTTCATCGAGATCAAATCAGCCAGCGGCACCAAAAGCAGAGGAGGATGCTCTATGGGGCCCTACGGCTGTTCCAGCACCCAAAATCGCACCGAAGTCTGCAGGCATCAAACCCTCGGTATCGcacaatgatgatgatgatctctgGGGTTCAATAGCTGCACCTCAGCCAAAATCATCTGGGAAGGCTTTGAAGCCTGCAGCAGCGAATAATGACGACCTATGGGGTGCCATTGCAGCACCCCCGCCGGCAACCAAAGCTAGGCCTCTGGCGTCATCCAGTAGGGGTCGAGGAGCAAAGCCAGCACAACCAAAACTTGGTGCTCAAAGAATAGGAAGGACCTCCTCAACTGGCATGTAG